The window tatatatatatatatatatatatatatatatataatgatccttaatttttaaagtgtttggattatcgggttgagagttgtggttaatttggatatatatgtgagagtaaatggatacttgggtcggattgtgggttgaccctctcataaacttaaaacggttaaaaataaaattaaaaatattatagatatggttcaaacttgcaacctaacaaaaacaagtacaaccttttaaccaactaagctactaacactttatattttaaattcaatactaaatttgatgaacgcggaacattttaacaatataagttcaattttttaactaactaatatatatatattttaaaatgtctgAATTATCGgctcgagagatgtggttaatttggatatatatgtactatgtgagagtaaatagatactttggtcggattgtaggttgacccgcacataaacttaaaacggttaaaatacaaaattttaaccaactaggctaataacaatttatattttaaattcaacaccaaatttgataaacgcgggacattttaacaatataagttcaactttttaactaactaatctatatatataatgatgcttaatttttaaagtgtctggattgccgggtcgagagctgtggttaatttgaatatatgtgagagtaaatagatatttgagtcggattgtgggttgaccgcccataaacatttttaccgtaatatatttttcacgattttttatattattactcgtgcaaatgcacgggatacatgctagtgacaataataatttttaaagtactAAATATCACTCACTTAAAACACCTTAAGTTGAAGTGGATGTCATGACTATGAAGGTCATTCTAACCTCCTtcgtttaaaaaaagaaatacaatttttttaataatatacaaattttaaattactttaaaatgTTTGATAccaaaaaaatagttgaaaaaaatcaaaaagagaaaaaatgctatttatttttacttagtaaattaaataagaaaaaaaatattatatttatcaatttaatatagGAAAATATTGTGATAAATCCTGCTCATTtcatacaatttaaaattgagTCTCAATCTCATAAAAATATCCAAATTCCACCtcgaaatattattataaccttatCACGACAACAAAATTGTGAACgaaaataagattataaatcTTAAGTGACTTTTCAATCATACATgagagaaattgaaaaaaaaaaattatacaaaaaaaaataataaattttaaaaaaatagtcatGATCGAGACAAAAAATTTCGAACAAACATAGCCATGTTATGGACAAAATAGTCATGTTCGTTATAAAAATCTACCGAACATAcccattttttcaaattttttgttttacttaAGCAAGTCACTAGATTCgtgtaattgtttttatttataattttttttatttgtttatcgttgtacaaattatttctcatattattatttatttataatagtagGGCATGAATGGGAATCAAATCCTCAATTTCTTTTTAGCCACCAAAAATTAGATAAAGTCTCCAAAGTTCTCCAATAATCAGAGACGAAACCATTCACCTCGCCGGAATCAATGGAGTCTATCGGAGTACTCATGACTTGTCCAATGAACACCTACTTGGAACAAGAACTCGACAAGCGATTCAAGCTCTTCCGCTTCTGGCACTTTCCTCAGGAGCAGACTTTCCTCAAGGAACACTCTGCCACAATCCGCGCCGTCGTCGGAAACGCCTCCATCGGAGCAAACGCCAATCTCATCGACGCTCTACCTTCCCTGGAGATCGTATCTAGCTTCAGCGTCGGCCTGGACAAAGTCGATTTGCCTAAGTGCAAGGATAAAAGAATTAGGGTTACAAACACGCCGGACGTTCTCACTGAAGACGTCGCCGACCTCGCTATAGGCCTGATGATCGCAACGCTGAGACGACTCTGCGAATCCGATCGGTATGTAAGGGGTGGATTATGGAAGAAGAAAGGAGACTTCAAATTAACCTCAAAGGTTCGATTATTGTGAGTCTGTGATAACTGTTTCATAATTCGACTCCTTTATGactttgaatttgaatttgatcatGACTTGGTACATACATACAGTTCAGTGGAAAATCAGTCGGGATTATCGGACTGGGGAGAATTGGATTGGCGATAGCTAAGAGAGCCGAAGCATTCGATTGTCCGATCAGCTATTACTCAAGATCACCAAAAGCAACCTCGAAGTCCTACAAATACTACCCAACCGTCGTTGATCTGGCTTCGAATTGTGAGATTCTGGTGGTGGCCTGCGCCTTAACAGAAGAGACTCGACATATAATCAACCGCGAAGTAATCGATGCATTGGGGGCGGAGGGAGTGGTTATAAACATTGGGCGAGGACCGCACATAGATGAGGCGGAGCTGGTGTCTGCATTGGTGGAAGGTAGATTGGGCGGAGCAGGGCTGGACGTGTTTGAAAACGAACCTGGAGTGCCGGAGCAGCTGTTTGAATTGGAAAACGTTGTTCTAGCTCCTCATGTGGGTAGTGGAACTAATGAAACTCGCAAAGCCATGGCTGATCTTGTGATTGGAAACTTGGAAGCTCATTTTCTGAACAAACCATTGTTGACTCCTGTAGTTTGATCTAATTGTGAGTAGCCATTTGCTTTGAtcatttgattatttgattggATCATTGATGAACTAAAACTGTATCTTTAATGAATGAATTGGATTCCAAATTATTGCAAGAGATCTGCCTTCTTCTATTTCTCCTTTGCCTTTTTGTGTAACAGATGGTGGTACCAAAAACTTGGATTGCTTCAATCTTTTCTTTGAAGAAGAAATGCATCAGCTAGATTTTGTTTGTGTTGAGTCTAAGGATCCTCCCATTTTAAAGACCTTTTCTTTAATCCCAACAATTATTTTGTagcattcaaattatcaaaactatctcattatcttttttaaattgattatctAAAAGTATAGATTTTCAATCATAACTCTTCAACGAAAATAAGAGAATCCTTCGGAGAATTAATCTTTTTCCCAAGTACTAAActtgataattcaatttttattttcatgtaatTTTTATCGGTatgtttaaactatttttatcatttttaatatatatgaattttttttaaaataaaaataaataattaaaagatttattgggtataagtttatttaaataaatttataaaaaaaaatgattggtgttagattttaagaaaatgtatttttttatatttaaaatgtattaatatatatttataaaataaaaaagtattttagtatttttattaataaattaaataatataattattagagaataaataaataaatatataattatatataatttatttatttttaatttcaaaacgAATTCTCCAactatataaactaataaattaaacttattaaaaataatagaaatcaATTCAATTTACTgtactaatattaattaattaatattgtgatttttaagaaaatttattaatatacaattttattttatatatgtatttaataaaaaaattatttgaaattaatattattatattaatatttttatttaattaatttaaaatattaaaaaaaaatggttagaTCATTGCATATCCAAtcaattgtaaatattttatatagtttgattttaatttgtttggttCGTTGGGTGATAAATGTGGTTgagggtgttcaatatttggtcggAACTAAATATCCGATCGAATTCAAataaatcgaattcgaattaCATTTTTGAATTGAATCTAaaccaattcaaattcaaatacagtttttttgtttggttttcgagtttaggtttTAACTCGAAACTAAATTgaaaaccgaattcaatttttattatttattttttattatatattatattttaaattactatggGCTTCTTAGATCCCTAATATCCAActcaataattcaataaatcCATAATCCCTAATTCATTTTCCCTTTTTTAGTTGTCTATCTTCTTGGCTTTTATGCTTATTTTAGTTGCTCACATCATCTCTAactttaagaatatttaaattctttACATATCTAGTTGTTTCACTAGTaatatcatcattgttatttgCACCTCTTCACCGCTATATATTATCGTCATCAACATTGTTTTTACTTTCGCCGTTTAATTGTCGAATATTGAAAGTGAGTCATTTAACTTAGTTTGCGtgatttatacttttttattatttaaataaatgagatttctttcacaatttatttattttgttaactcttttaagaaatttattttatcttatgaGTATACGATGTTCAATATATGTGTCTAAACCAAACATCCgaccgaatttgaattcattgaattcgaataaaccaaattcgaatttattcaaatcagtTCGGTTTTcaaatttgcttaaaaaaataaaaaaatttgaagtaCCCAAACcaaaaactcgaataacccgaaaccAAACCGATGAATACCATtaactatggttaatttggatatatatgtgagagtaaatgcaGGATCGACCATAGGATAAGCCCAACAAGCTCACACGCTAGGGCAacccatttaattaaaatatataagagttttagttaaatttattaattttttatacataaaaatctGTAGTGTATTGGTTTAcgttgaaaaataaatatttttattttgttacaagttcaaattaaaaaaaaaacatttttttaactgaaattaggatagtcaattttttttttcacgtttttctaCATGGACTAGGGCAACCAAATTCCCTGGGTCGCCACTAagtaaattgatactttggttgaatcgtagattgacccgtccataaactcgaaacggttaaaaataaaattaaaaatgctataggtatgttttgaacttgcaacctaacaaaaataagtacaccaattaaccaagtgtgattgagatgtggtttgttgATTGATATTAGCCGGTAACAAATAAgaatggttaaaaaatatgaattaaatatttgattaaccaaagtgtgaggtcacgatgttaaatatCGATTAAAATTGGTGGATTATTTTCCTAGTgataagagacatgtgaaaGATGATTGGGATGTGTTTTGTCGAGTGATAAAATATAGATAACAAAGGATCGTGAGGTCACGAAATTAGAGGTTAATtgatattgataaaaaaatgtaataacggattaagtatgtagcccataaacacacttaaccatttaactagacgCAGAACTTGTCACTTGACGGGCTCAAACCCAGAAACTTAGAGTCAGTATTCACATcttattgccgctaggctagaagagaggaTTTACTGAaagataagaggtgtgtgatttTTGTGGTTAGTTTTCCGAGAAATAAGAGGCAAAAACAATGATGAATAAGAGAAAGAAGACGATTACTATGATGTCCAATCATTAAAGCATCATCATTTTCATACCATAGATGTTGTCGACGAAGAGGATAATGAAGACGTTGAAAACGATGACGATGTTGTCGACGAAGAGGATAATGAAGACGTTGAAAACGATATAAAAGAGGTGAGTATTGtttatttcaacttttttttaaaggtgatttttatttattttataaaacataataataataaacacaaatatttgtataaattggATGATTCGTTTGAGTTTTCCCTCTCCCCTTCTATAAACCCTCTATCTCCATTGTACAGTGCAAAGGAACACTCATCGGGTAAAGggtagaaagaaagaaagaaagtatgGGTGAATTACATTCAGAAGAAGAATGGAAGAAAAAATTCCCAGCATTTCCATTCAAGCCCTATTCTATTCAGATCGATTTCATGAATGCGCTTTACCAGTCACTCGATAGAGGAGGAATCGCCATGCTCGAGAGCCCCACCGGTAATTACTTAACTCATCTCCCTCTTCTTCGCTCTTCCCAATTTGAAATTATTCCTTCCTTACTTTCATCAGGCACTGGCAAAACTCTTAGCATTATTTGTAGTTCCTTGCAATGGCTAGTTGATCAGAAGCAAAAGCAATATACTGAAAAAGCTGCTGTTTGCGTCGATCATCGCCACTCTGGTTCAGATGACGAACCAGATTGGTTaagaaattttgaaataaacaaaGATGATAAAGAAGACGAACATAAAAAGATAAActataacaacaacaacaacaagaagaagaataaaactACTGCGATAGGACCACGGAGAGATTTGCTCAATTCAAGTGAGAAAGATGATGATATCCTTAAGGAGAAGGAAGGAAATGCTGAGGGATTAAATGACAACGAGTTTTTAGTTGTGGAATATGAGTCTGACGATGAACTTGAGTCTGGAAGCGGTCAATCCAAGAGGAAATCTGGTGAAGTTTCATTTAGTTCATCCAGCGATGAGGAAGAATCGAAGGAGAATGGATTTGAttatggagaagaagaagaggaggcaCGATTGAAAATATACTTTTGTAGCCGAACACATTCGCAGCTTTCTCAGTTTGTTAAGGAATTGAGAAGGACTGTTTTCCCTGTAGAAGTTAGAGTTGTATGTTTGAGCTCAAGAAAGAATTCTTGCATTAACGAAGGTAAGAAAGCACACGTAAAATCGAATGTTCTATGGCTTATATAGATAGATATGTTATTGCTGATTCTTATAAACTTTATGTCCAGAGGTTCTGAAACTTGGAAACCCTAGTCGAATCAATGATCGTTGCTTGGAGCTGCAAAAGCATAAGAAAGATAACATTTCCAAAAAGAAGGTATCTATCTGTCTATCTGTTTTATCACTCTTTTAACAGAGAATCAAATTGTTAAAGCAACTAGTTTAAGTTTGCTTTGGGCTTCAAATCAATTTTGAGAGCTTTTCTATTGTTGTCTCAAATTGATGTGTGGTTAACCATTTTGGAAGCATTCTTTGTTCAACGAGAAAACACCAATAAATTTCTGAAGAAGTAACTGTTTCTCAACCTGGATTCACATTTCAGACGAGATACCTAACAGAAGAAGTGTTTTAATATGTTGATTTTGCAGATCACAAACGGTGGAGGAAGAACACGTCGAACTAAGGCTTCTTCTTGTGGAGGTTGTCCAATGCTTAAGAAGCATAAGGTACAAAAGCAATTTAGGAATGAAATATATGAAGAAGGTGTTCTAGATATTGAAGATCTTGTTCATCTTGGAAAAAGATTGGGAACTTGTCCATATTATGGCTCGAGAAGTATGATTCCGGCTGCAGATCTTGTTATCCTTCCCTATCAGTCACTTCTTTCTAGAGCATCGCGGGAATCACTCGGTCTAAAGCTAAAGAATAACATTGTTATAATAGACGAGGCTCATAATCTAGCTGACAGTCTAATCAGCATGTATGACTCAAGGATCACTTTGTCACAGGtatgatgataaatatgtttCATGATGGCTAATTATTTGGAACAATAGTTTGTTTACCTCTTTGTGCATCATCATTCATATTCTATTCTATCCTATACTTGGATAACTTTGAAATCCTTTCTATTGCGAAAAGGGAAATCTTTGTATTAATACTTtaaaatgatttgaataattttaaatttgatgttgaatatgCTCAGTTCTCATTCTCAAAAACAGAATTATCTATCATAATTTCATCTGTTAAAACTAAAGTACCAAATCTAGTCTAACCAGCTACATGTATCGTGGTTAACATCTGATCAGGATCCAATCTCCATTTTATGCACACCATTCAATTGGTGAAGTTGGTTGGACTCTGCTTTCACACTCTACTCTGAACTTTGAAATCCTAAATAATGCACTTTGAATCTTTCTTGGACCATTTCATAGTAATGTATTGTTATGATTGTCCTAAAAATAAGATTCTAATAGCTTTTGATACCTTCTCTTCAGTTGGATCATGTGCATTCCCTATTGGAGAGTTATTTTGGCCGATTTCGAAATGTTTTAGGACCTGGGAACCGCAGATACATACAAACACTCATGGTCATCACAAGGGCGTTTACTCGTATTCTACACATTGAAAATCCTACAAACGCAACTGAAACCTCTGATTCATCCATGGCTATCAATGAGTTCTTATTTTCACTCAACATTGACAATATAAACTTGATCAAGTTATTAAGATATATTAAAGAAAGCAACATCATTCACAAGGTAAATGAaagttttcttttttcttttttcgaGGCCAGGTAATTTCTCAAACTGTAAACATTCTCAGGCAAGTGGATATGGAGATAGAACAAGTAGTTTGAACAAGGAATCAGCACCCTCAAATGCAGAAAATAGCATCGAAGAAGGAAGCAGCGTATCTAGTTTTCAAGCATTGGCTAATATTCTGATGGCATTGAATAACCGAGATGGAGATGGTAGGATAATCATTTCAAAGACAAATCAAGGAGGTGAATATCTCAAATATGTGATGCTTTCAGGAGAAAAGATATTTTCCGAGGTTTGCTTCAAATTCTTTCTTCAATATTGTAGTGTTCATAaagttttcttaaaaaaaattggttttgtCTTAAAAGGTTACAAATGAAGTGCGGGCAGTGATTCTAGCTGGAGGAACTTTACAGCCAATAGAAGAAACTCGAGAACGATTATTTCCATCGTTAAAACCAGATCAACTACATTTCTTTTCATGCAATCATATAGTTTCACCCGACAGAATTTTACCTCTCGTGGTTTCCAATGGTCCAACAGGTCAATCTTTCGATTTCAGCTTCGGCTCAAGAAGTTCACCAACTATGATCGAGGAGCTAGGACTTTTGATCTGCAATTTAGTAACAGTCATTCCCGAGGGAATAGTTGTGTTCTTCTCTTCATTTGACTACGAGACTCAAGTTCATGATGCATGGAAATCAAACGGGATCATTTCGAGAATTTCAAAGAGAAAACGTCTATTTAGGGAACCTAGAGGGAACAAGGACGTTGACGTCATTTTGAATGAATACAAGAATGCAATTATAAACGAGCATGGTTCGATTCTTCTAGCTGTAGTGGGTGGTAAAGTTTCGGAAGGAATTAACTTTAGCGACGGAATGGGTCGTTGTATAATCATGGTTGGACTTCCTTATCCTAGTCCGTCTGATATCGAGTTGATCGAAAGGATTAAGCATATCGACGGTCTTGTTCGCGATGATTTGAAAACCGGGATGAATGTGTTAAGATGTTGTGGACGAAGGGGAAAAGAGTATTACGAGAATCTTTGCATGAAGGCTGTAAATCAATCTATTGGTAATGTTTGAACTTTgaagtttaaaaaaacattcaaattttgaaagaaaacaaatttaacaGTTTATTTTTATGCAGGGAGAGCGATACGTCATATAAACGATTACGCGGCTATTTTACTGGTGGATTCGCGTTATGCTGCTCCGGGTTCTTCACGTTCAACAAACAAGCTTCCACATTGGATAAGAAACCGTCTTTCTGCGACAGATAAGTATGGAGAAGTTCATAGACTTCTCCACCAGTTCTTTAAGCTAAACAAAAGCCAAGCAAAGCAATGAAAGGTTAGTAACTTATTCTATCATTGGATTAAAGTTGAGGTGGCTATTTGATCTTCTGTCATTGGTAATAAATCTCTACACCAAACACACTAGCTTTTGCTTCTTCTTTTTTGACTTTTCATTCATTCCTTTTACCTGCCCTCACTCACCACCAAATTAAAAGGCTTTTGACTATCTGAATATTGATTGTCTTTTGTCTCTATTCTCAAAAGGCAAACTAGAAGATAAATAGTGCTTGCAGAGAATTACCAAATCCAACATTTTTGTTTGGAGGGGATGGGAAGATCAAGGGATGAAGGAAGAATGGAGATTGATGAgttgaggaagaagatgaaggaaatggagaagatgatgatggattttgatttgaatgatgatgTTATGGACATTGAAGAAGTTGGTTACTTCTTTTCAAAGCTTACTTGCCCGTTTTATCTTGAAATGGTGAGAAGTTTTTTCATGGATGTATATTTTGAGTTTATGTCTCCTCTTCCTCAGCCTTCTTCTTTTCCTTAGATAAGTGAACTCTGTTGTTTACTTTTTCTTTGATAGTGTACAAGTGCAACATTGTTTGCTCTTTATATGTTTATTGAAACATTTGTATAGAATTATGAAAACATAGTACATTGTTATGAGAATTTAAGAATGTTACTGGGTTTTGATTGAAGTATATTATTGTTTTGAGTGAGTAAATGAAAAGTGTGACAATAATAATCTCAATAAAATATATCCACCTAAAATTGAAGGAATTTTGTTGTTgcacaaaatattcaaaatattcttttattttttaatttcattctttAGGCTTTATTCTATATTGGTTTAGTCTCCCCTCCTCACTTTCTTCCTTCGGTATTTCAATCTTCGGCGACTTCGACGATTTCTTCCGCTTTCACGTCTATTCTTTAGATTTCAAGTTCGAAAATAGTAAACCTTCAATGACtatgtttgttgttttattaaCCCGCACTAACCTTATGTCTCTTCGTTTCTTTTCAGGAGATTCCTGTAATTGCATCCATATATGTCGAAAACACTAAAAAAAGGTACCATAATACCCTATGTCTATTTTGATTCCCGAACATGATCTGCCTTTAGTTAGGTTTATCGAACTTAAATGcatcatttgaaaacattttttatttatgtttcttttcTAGATCTGTATCCTGATCTATTTACAAAATGTTTGGTATTCTGATCCTTATTTCTACACATAGTCACACATTTAAAAGTTAGGTTTTCTTTTGGTAATTATATGTTAACTATGTTTTCTCTTAAATTGAATATGAGTTAAGTTTTGTATTGGTAATTACTTGCAAAAGTTAATTTGTTCAATTTCCAGATATATTTCtcaaattatataagtttaaaaatggATTTGCAGTTATATAGGTATAGAATTGCACCGACGTGAATTTGTAGTTATATAGGTGTAACATTTTGTTCATGTTCAGGACATTTTTGACTAAGTGTTCAAATAAAACTTGAATTTTCagcatttttatatttgttaagtgTAGTTCATTTGTGATATTTTGGGTGTTCTTCATCCCAGTTGCTCGTTTAGGCCAAAACTCGATCTAAGATtataggagaaatgatcactgTGGTAAGGTGATCGACTATCGGcggagttccatctttgagaaatcaaagatgGGACTTGTTCTTATCCCTCCGGCGATCGTGAGGAAGATGACGAATTAGAcgtaaaacaatgtcattttgaGTGTAAACACGGACGTAGAGCCTTCCGTCCGCGTTCCGTCTAGGTTCCGATGCGTCTCATGCATTCCGTCACATTTCAGCTAAAGGGGCGTTAGTTGATCGCCTACTTTGTGGATGCGCGTTCCTTCGGCTGCAGCGGGAGATGCAAGCACTTCCTgagcgttggatgaaaattcagCCCATCCGATGGTTGCAGTTTCGGCTGTAGCTGCTCTCCCGAATTTCGGTTACActcaattacatatttttatttttatttaagactttgagggtttatttgaaattaatttttggtTCACCCTTTTgcctttatttttaatcttttaaaatacaccaaatattaaaataaatatgacatttattttgttaaattttttttttttgctttttttatattattgggttaaataaataatttttggagaTAAAATTGACACCAAAtttcatcataaattatttattttaatccctttaatttttctaaatttattttgagataaaaatgagtaaaacatttatcccaaataattttatttacattattgtgttattatacttaattaattacgTTTTAATTATCgcaataattaaactaattaattgtttaattatattttttgccttggggttaattatt is drawn from Impatiens glandulifera chromosome 3, dImpGla2.1, whole genome shotgun sequence and contains these coding sequences:
- the LOC124932927 gene encoding glyoxylate/hydroxypyruvate/pyruvate reductase 2KGR-like, which produces MESIGVLMTCPMNTYLEQELDKRFKLFRFWHFPQEQTFLKEHSATIRAVVGNASIGANANLIDALPSLEIVSSFSVGLDKVDLPKCKDKRIRVTNTPDVLTEDVADLAIGLMIATLRRLCESDRYVRGGLWKKKGDFKLTSKFSGKSVGIIGLGRIGLAIAKRAEAFDCPISYYSRSPKATSKSYKYYPTVVDLASNCEILVVACALTEETRHIINREVIDALGAEGVVINIGRGPHIDEAELVSALVEGRLGGAGLDVFENEPGVPEQLFELENVVLAPHVGSGTNETRKAMADLVIGNLEAHFLNKPLLTPVV
- the LOC124932926 gene encoding ATP-dependent DNA helicase DDX11, with translation MGELHSEEEWKKKFPAFPFKPYSIQIDFMNALYQSLDRGGIAMLESPTGTGKTLSIICSSLQWLVDQKQKQYTEKAAVCVDHRHSGSDDEPDWLRNFEINKDDKEDEHKKINYNNNNNKKKNKTTAIGPRRDLLNSSEKDDDILKEKEGNAEGLNDNEFLVVEYESDDELESGSGQSKRKSGEVSFSSSSDEEESKENGFDYGEEEEEARLKIYFCSRTHSQLSQFVKELRRTVFPVEVRVVCLSSRKNSCINEEVLKLGNPSRINDRCLELQKHKKDNISKKKITNGGGRTRRTKASSCGGCPMLKKHKVQKQFRNEIYEEGVLDIEDLVHLGKRLGTCPYYGSRSMIPAADLVILPYQSLLSRASRESLGLKLKNNIVIIDEAHNLADSLISMYDSRITLSQLDHVHSLLESYFGRFRNVLGPGNRRYIQTLMVITRAFTRILHIENPTNATETSDSSMAINEFLFSLNIDNINLIKLLRYIKESNIIHKASGYGDRTSSLNKESAPSNAENSIEEGSSVSSFQALANILMALNNRDGDGRIIISKTNQGGEYLKYVMLSGEKIFSEVTNEVRAVILAGGTLQPIEETRERLFPSLKPDQLHFFSCNHIVSPDRILPLVVSNGPTGQSFDFSFGSRSSPTMIEELGLLICNLVTVIPEGIVVFFSSFDYETQVHDAWKSNGIISRISKRKRLFREPRGNKDVDVILNEYKNAIINEHGSILLAVVGGKVSEGINFSDGMGRCIIMVGLPYPSPSDIELIERIKHIDGLVRDDLKTGMNVLRCCGRRGKEYYENLCMKAVNQSIGRAIRHINDYAAILLVDSRYAAPGSSRSTNKLPHWIRNRLSATDKYGEVHRLLHQFFKLNKSQAKQ